In Dioscorea cayenensis subsp. rotundata cultivar TDr96_F1 chromosome 9, TDr96_F1_v2_PseudoChromosome.rev07_lg8_w22 25.fasta, whole genome shotgun sequence, a genomic segment contains:
- the LOC120268977 gene encoding probable inactive receptor-like protein kinase At3g56050: MRAFGRRKVFCLLLLCFLSQSLDLGTCLNGEGWALLSFRERVEIDPFGVLLNWDEDDMDPCLWFGVDCSDDGRVVALNLRDLCLQGTLAPELGKLNHMKYIILHNNSFSGIIPREIANLQKLEVLDLGFNNLNGPLPSELESISSLEILILRSNRFLYNVSPKLSELIMLSDLQVEEEFHSNRGSFSRYIGKGPARKLIQVINKHKGSHRRHSQRSRRDHRGIQLIHALLSPSPSPFPVPSVTHSRFSSEAPAPSLFYPPAVSPAPAPSSFAMTKPQVNKQPNKTISPSTFTLIPSPAKYPSLGATSDSGAKHTIYWTIYAPAAAGVSFLLAVAAVYILCCRGSKVVTVRPWATGLSGQLQKAFVTGVPSLRRSEIETACEDFSNIIGTLSDCMLYKGTLSSGVEIAVISSMVTSSKDWSKQCEAQFRKKISTLSKVNHKNFVNLLGYCEESEPFTRMMVFEYAPNGTLFEHLHIKEAEHLDWAARLRIAMGIAYCLEHMHQLNPPVLLRNLDSSSIYLTDDYAAKVSDIRFWCEAKESKLASEELAPLDTQGSEPENIIYKFGILLLEIISGRLPFCEDNGLLVLWASSYLTGKRPLKEIIDPTLESVREEDVNALCDVIRSCIHSDITMRPTISQVVSKLREITAMPPDGAVPKLSPLWWAELEIISTEAN; encoded by the exons ATGAGGGCTTTTGGGCGTCGGAAGGTGTTTTGCCTGCTGTTATTGTGTTTTTTAAGTCAAAGTTTGGATCTTGGGACTTGTCTCAATGGTGAAG GATGGGCTTTGTTGAGTTTTAGGGAGAGAGTGGAGATTGATCCTTTTGGTGTTTTGTTGAATTGGGATGAGGATGACATGGATCCATGCTTGTGGTTTGGTGTTGACTGCTCTGATGATGGGAGAGTTGTGGCACT GAATTTGAGAGACCTTTGCCTACAAGGGACACTTGCTCCAGAGCTCGGCAAGCTCAATCACATGAAGTATAT TATCTTGCACAACAACTCCTTTTCCGGCATCATCCCTAGAGAGATCGCGAACTTGCAGAAGTTAGAGGTTTTGGACTTAGGATTCAATAATCTAAATGGCCCACTTCCATCTGAGTTAGAAAGTATTTCATCTCTAGAAATCCT TATTCTCAGAAGCAACCGGTTTCTATATAACGTATCGCCGAAACTTAGCGAGCTCATTATGTTATCTGATCTTCAAGTTGAGGAAGAGTTTCACTCAAACAGGGGATCTTTTAGTAG ATATATTGGCAAAGGACCTGCAAGGAAACTCATTCAAGTTATTAATAAACACAAAGGCAGCCATCGAAGACATAGCCAAAGAAGTAGAAGAGATCATAGAGGGATTCAACTGATTCATGCATTACTATCACCATCACCCTCTCCATTTCCTGTGCCATCAGTAACCCATTCACGCTTTTCATCTGAAGCACCAGCACCATCCCTGTTTTATCCACCTGCTGTCTCACCGGCACCAGCACCCTCATCCTTTGCAATGACTAAACCTCAAGTGAATAAGCAGCCCAATAAGACTATCTCGCCTTCCACTTTTACTTTGATTCCTTCGCCTGCAAAATATCCTTCTTTGGGTGCAACCTCTGATTCTGGAGCAAAGCATACAATTTACTGGACCATCTATGCCCCCGCTGCAGCAGGAGTTTCCTTTCTCCTTGCGGTTGCAGCAGTTTACATTCTATGCTGCCGAGGTAGCAAGGTTGTTACTGTCAGGCCTTGGGCAACAGGTTTGAGCGGGCAATTACAGAAGGCATTTGTAACAG GTGTACCTTCGCTTAGACGGTCAGAAATCGAAACAGCTTGTGAAGATTTCAGCAACATTATCGGTACTTTATCGGATTGCATGCTGTACAAGGGAACACTGTCTAGTGGTGTCGAAATAGCGGTTATATCTAGCATGGTAACATCATCCAAAGATTGGTCAAAACAGTGTGAAGCACAATTCAGGAAGAAG ATCTCAACTTTATCCAAAGTGAACCATAAGAATTTTGTGAACCTTCTTGGTTATTGCGAGGAGAGTGAGCCTTTCACCCGGATGATGGTGTTTGAGTATGCTCCAAATGGAACTCTTTTCGAGCATCTTCACA TTAAAGAAGCTGAACACTTAGACTGGGCTGCACGCTTGCGGATTGCCATGGGAATTGCATATTGCCTCGAGCACATGCACCAGCTCAACCCACCTGTTCTTCTCAGAAATCTTGACTCGTCTTCAATTTACCTTACCGACGATTATGCAGCTAAGGTTTCAGACATTAGATTTTGGTGCGAAGCAAAAGAATCCAAGTTAGCCTCGGAAGAGTTAGCTCCTTTGGACACACAGGGATCAGAGCCGGAGAACATAATCTACAAATTTGGAATTTTACTGCTGGAAATAATATCGGGCAGGCTTCCATTCTGCGAGGACAACGGTTTGCTTGTGCTTTGGGCTTCGAGTTATTTAACCGGAAAAAGACCGCTTAAAGAAATCATTGACCCAACTCTTGAATCAGTCCGCGAGGAAGACGTTAACGCACTCTGTGATGTAATTCGATCATGCATTCATTCAGACATTACAATGAGACCAACAATATCTCAAGTTGTCAGTAAATTGAGGGAGATTACTGCAATGCCTCCGGACGGAGCAGTTCCTAAACTCTCTCCGTTGTGGTGGGCGGAACTTGAGATTATATCAACCGAGGCCAACTGA
- the LOC120268900 gene encoding sorting and assembly machinery component 50 homolog A-like translates to MAADQELQRRSVEHPPEDPEAHGNPEDDDDEEVDDDDEEEEEASNELLGRLSDGTVRVRVHDVVIRGNVVTKESIIEAEVADLFRSVSTLKELVQAAATANAMLRQLGIFDSVSITLDAGPPELTDTANVVIQLVEAKNPLTGDIGIYTRPEARTWTLEGSLKRKNYFGYGDIWDASLAYGWDQTTELGVGVYLPRFRVLSSPLSARISLLTQDWLKFSSYKEHLLGLSLGLFSKREHDLSYNLTWRALADPSQMASKSVRRQLGHSLLSSIKYTFKVDHRDSFLRPRTGYAFLSTTQIAGLGPDSKSVRFLRQEFDLRGALPLDFYNAALNVGVSAGFVMPWGRGFMNNCSPLPDRFFMGGHSSPVCTLAGPTSLLGFKFRGLGPTDSRRHIPSRTGSGSEDSTASPGRDVLGGDIAVTAFADVSFDLPLKLFREAGIHGHAFVCVGNLAKLLPQELKSFSLHKFRETVRSSAGFGLIIPTKLFRMEINYCYILKQFEHDQGKTGIQFNFSSP, encoded by the exons ATGGCCGCCGATCAAGAGCTTCAACGGCGTTCCGTCGAGCACCCTCCCGAAGACCCTGAAGCCCATGGCAACCCTGAAGACGATGACGATGAGgaggttgatgatgatgatgaggaggaggaggaggcttCGAATGAGCTCCTTGGGCGACTCTCCGATGGAACTGTTAGGGTTCGCGTCCATGATGTTGTCATTAGAGGAAACGTTGTTACCAAGGAGTCCATTATTGAGGCCGAGGTGGCTGATCTCTTCCGCTCGGTGTCTACGTTGAAGGAGCTCGTCCAAGCGGCCGCCACTGCAAATGCGATGCTTCGGCAGCTTGGGATCTTCGATTCGGTGTCTATTACGCTTGATGCGGGACCGCCTGAGCTTACCGACACGGCTAATGTTGTTATTCAGTTGGTGGAGGCTAAGAACCCGCTCACCGGCGACATCGGCATCTATACCCGGCCGGAG GCTAGAACTTGGACTTTAGAGGGATCATTAAAGCGCAAAAATTATTTCGGATATGGTGATATTTGGGATGCTTCCTTGGCTTATGGCTGGGACCAAACAACAGAGTTAGGTGTTGGAGTATACCTCCCCAGATTCAGAGTTTTATCAAGCCCCCTCAGTGCTCGAATATCACTTCTCACTCAAGATTGGTTAAAATTTTCATCATACAAAGAACATCTACTTGGTCTTTCACttggtttattttcaaaaagagAACACGACTTGAGTTACAATCTTACATGGCGTGCTCTGGCTGATCCATCGCAAATGGCATCTAAGTCAGTAAGGAGGCAGTTAGGACATAGTTTGCTCTCCTCAATAAAGTATACATTTAAAGTAGACCATAGAGATTCTTTTCTGAGGCCAAGAACTGGATATGCCTTCCTTTCCACAACTCAAATTGCTGGTTTGGGACCTGATAGCAAGAGCGTGAGGTTTTTACGCcag GAATTTGATTTACGAGGTGCTCTACCTTTGGATTTCTACAATGCTGCCCTCAATGTTGGAGTGTCTGCTGGTTTTGTCATGCCATGGGGAAGAGGATTCATGAACAACTGCTCACCACTTCCTGATCGGTTCTTTATGGGTGGACATTCTTCACCAGTTTGCACTTTGGCTGGACCGACCTCATTATTGGGCTTTAAGTTCAGAGGTTTGGGACCAACCGATTCTCGACGGCACATTCCAAGTAGAACTGGCAGTGGCAGTGAAGATTCCACTGCCTCTCCCGGGAGAGATGTTCTCGGTGGTGACATTGCAGTTACCGCTTTTGCTGATGTTTCTTTTGATCTACCTCTGAAACTATTCAGAGAGGCTGGCATTCATGGTCATGCATTTGTTTGTGTTGGAAATCTCGCCAAGTTGTTGCCGCAGGAGCTTAAAAGCTTTTCTCTACATAAATTTAGGGAGACAGTCCGGAGTAGTGCCGGGTTTGGCCTGATTATTCCCACCAAATTGTTCCGGATGGAG ataaattattgttatatattgaAGCAGTTTGAACACGACCAAGGAAAGACCGGCATACAGTTCAACTTCTCATCCCCATGA